One Campylobacteraceae bacterium DNA window includes the following coding sequences:
- the purH gene encoding bifunctional phosphoribosylaminoimidazolecarboxamide formyltransferase/IMP cyclohydrolase: MRALISVSDKSGVENFARELVGLGYEIISTGGTYKKLQEAGIAVIEADEITKFPECFEGRVKTLNPYIHGGILHRRDKQSHLDQAKELGVVGIDLVCVNLYPFKATIEKTNDFAEIIENIDIGGPAMVRSAAKNFDSVIIITDVIDYDLVINNIKNDTNTVEFRRDLMIKAYEHTAAYDSMIANYMNKRFNNGMGAKQFIVGEKVFDTRYGENPHQKGALYEFDKHFSSKFITLKGEASFNNMGDISGASKIAGAFGDANAVCIVKHGNPCGFAIKDTLLESYEQALRCDPISAFGGVVAVNGIVDLALAIKMNEIFLEVVFAADFTKEAEIELNKKKRIKLFKQGNAKIELANDATNFKIVDGGFVFQDADKVEEDEVKNSELKSTRTASTQEIKDMEIAYKIASLTKSNCVVYVKDSAMVAVGMGMTSRVDAAKAALRKAEDLGIDVSGAALASEAFFPFRDSIDAAQEAGVKCIIEPGGSIRDEEIIDAANEFGMALYFSGKRHFLH, from the coding sequence ATGAGAGCATTAATTAGTGTAAGTGATAAGAGTGGTGTTGAGAATTTTGCGCGTGAGTTAGTTGGTTTAGGATATGAGATTATTTCAACTGGTGGGACGTATAAAAAACTTCAAGAAGCAGGAATAGCTGTAATTGAAGCAGATGAAATTACAAAATTTCCAGAATGTTTTGAAGGGCGAGTTAAAACACTTAATCCTTATATCCATGGTGGAATTTTACACAGAAGAGACAAACAATCTCATTTAGATCAAGCAAAAGAGCTAGGTGTTGTTGGTATTGATTTAGTATGTGTGAACTTATATCCTTTTAAAGCTACTATTGAAAAAACAAATGATTTTGCTGAAATCATTGAAAACATTGATATAGGTGGCCCAGCAATGGTTAGATCTGCTGCTAAAAACTTTGATTCTGTTATTATTATTACGGACGTTATTGATTATGATCTTGTTATTAATAATATTAAAAACGATACAAATACAGTTGAATTCAGACGTGATTTAATGATTAAAGCGTATGAGCATACAGCTGCTTATGATTCTATGATTGCAAATTATATGAACAAAAGATTTAACAATGGAATGGGTGCTAAACAGTTTATTGTAGGTGAGAAAGTATTTGATACAAGATATGGAGAAAATCCTCATCAAAAAGGTGCTTTATACGAATTTGATAAACATTTTTCTTCTAAGTTCATTACCTTAAAAGGGGAAGCATCTTTTAACAATATGGGGGATATCTCCGGAGCTTCTAAAATTGCTGGTGCTTTTGGAGATGCTAATGCTGTATGTATTGTAAAACATGGTAATCCCTGTGGTTTTGCTATTAAAGACACTCTTCTAGAATCTTATGAGCAAGCTTTAAGATGTGATCCTATTTCTGCTTTTGGTGGAGTGGTTGCAGTAAATGGTATTGTAGATTTAGCGCTTGCTATTAAAATGAATGAAATCTTTTTAGAAGTAGTTTTTGCTGCTGATTTTACTAAAGAAGCTGAGATTGAGTTAAATAAGAAAAAAAGAATCAAATTATTTAAACAAGGTAACGCTAAAATAGAATTAGCAAACGATGCTACAAACTTTAAGATTGTTGATGGTGGATTTGTTTTTCAAGATGCGGATAAAGTTGAAGAAGATGAAGTTAAAAACTCGGAATTAAAATCTACTCGAACAGCAAGTACACAAGAAATTAAAGATATGGAAATTGCATATAAAATTGCATCATTAACTAAATCAAATTGTGTTGTATATGTTAAAGACTCTGCAATGGTAGCTGTTGGAATGGGTATGACTTCAAGAGTTGATGCTGCTAAAGCAGCTTTACGAAAAGCAGAAGACTTAGGAATTGATGTAAGCGGAGCAGCACTTGCTAGTGAAGCATTTTTTCCTTTTAGAGATTCTATTGATGCAGCACAAGAAGCTGGTGTTAAGTGTATTATTGAACCAGGTGGTTCAATTAGAGATGAAGAAATAATAGACGCAGCCAATGAATTTGGTATGGCTTTATACTTCTCAGGTAAACGTCACTTTTTACATTAA
- a CDS encoding peptidoglycan DD-metalloendopeptidase family protein translates to MKLLLTILLFISTLYANEVQTLQWPKGDSFLNFLEKNDIPHTLYFDKDEQDKELLSEITAGIDYQIMYDDKKQIKQILIPVSEELQIHIRYIDEKYSLKFSPISYDEIEQTIAIKIKYSPYQDILDTTNNKLLANEFIRAYQKSVNFRGIQKGDNLVLKYKQKIREGKYFGSPTLLAALIEVNKRKFFIFKNDDDGKYYNDKAKSLTSYFFKIPLRYKRISSQFTRKRWHPILKRYRAHLGTDFAAPRGRNIYASAAGKIVFRGRKGGYGKVIEISHKNGYKTLYAHMKSFKGGLRRGSRVRQGTLIGYVGSTGRSTGPHLHFGLYKNRRAVNPLKVVRITKTKLRGKAKRRFLAQTKVLSKELLRSIKHSDAKALNLKSIEVKTILSM, encoded by the coding sequence TTGAAACTATTATTGACAATATTATTATTTATTAGTACTTTATATGCGAACGAAGTACAGACCCTACAGTGGCCAAAAGGCGATAGTTTTTTAAACTTTTTAGAAAAAAATGACATTCCACATACATTATATTTTGATAAAGATGAACAAGATAAAGAGTTATTATCAGAGATTACAGCAGGCATTGATTATCAAATAATGTACGATGATAAAAAACAGATAAAACAAATACTCATACCTGTTTCTGAGGAATTGCAGATACATATTAGATATATTGATGAAAAATATTCTTTAAAGTTTTCACCTATTTCTTATGATGAAATAGAACAAACTATCGCAATTAAAATTAAATACTCTCCCTATCAAGATATTTTGGATACTACAAATAATAAATTACTTGCCAATGAATTTATTAGAGCCTATCAAAAAAGTGTTAATTTTAGAGGTATTCAAAAAGGCGATAATCTTGTTTTAAAATACAAACAAAAAATAAGAGAAGGCAAATACTTTGGAAGCCCAACTTTATTGGCAGCACTGATTGAAGTGAATAAAAGAAAGTTTTTTATTTTTAAAAATGATGATGATGGGAAATACTATAATGATAAAGCGAAAAGTCTGACCTCTTATTTTTTCAAAATACCTTTACGTTATAAAAGAATTTCCTCTCAGTTTACACGAAAAAGATGGCACCCTATTTTAAAACGTTACAGAGCCCATTTAGGAACCGATTTTGCAGCTCCAAGAGGTAGAAATATTTATGCTTCGGCTGCAGGAAAGATTGTTTTTAGAGGAAGAAAAGGTGGTTACGGTAAAGTCATTGAAATATCTCATAAAAATGGATATAAAACCTTATATGCTCATATGAAAAGTTTTAAGGGTGGTTTACGAAGAGGCTCAAGAGTAAGACAAGGAACGCTTATTGGTTATGTAGGAAGTACGGGAAGAAGTACAGGACCTCACTTACACTTTGGTTTGTATAAAAACAGACGCGCGGTTAATCCTTTAAAAGTAGTTCGAATTACAAAAACAAAACTAAGAGGAAAAGCAAAAAGAAGATTTTTAGCACAAACAAAAGTTTTGTCAAAAGAATTATTACGTAGTATAAAACACTCAGATGCAAAAGCTCTTAATTTAAAATCAATTGAAGTAAAAACTATTTTATCAATGTAG
- a CDS encoding type II secretion system F family protein: MKKYRIYYQKNKQLLNKVIYSSDINNEIMPPNTIKVRLLSKKNSKYISMKRILLFVSKLSRILQVNIALVSAISILQKSENDLLLKELLEELSFCLKKGNTMDMALEEYSFSHKILILHYFKMASNKGDAKRIIKALFSLLKNIDKLNETFLSTLRYPLILIFATCICFISIFIFVVPNLEAVFSQRDNLPIFTKSLFFFNELFKDYLLFIVIFTFLGIFLLYYSLHKYALFRYFIDRILCTYIPVLKELIYIKNMYVFFSSVRTLIKLNYEVNVAIDYSLVLINNKYLLAKMSFINTDLQNGLSIEEAFRKTNVFDETSLSLLDLGQRSNNIDLIMNDLVKKYKKDFKKTVNNISVLIEPLFFFIISLLIIWIVLAVFQPIWSISEFMN; this comes from the coding sequence ATGAAAAAGTATAGAATTTATTATCAAAAAAACAAACAATTATTAAATAAAGTAATTTATTCAAGCGATATAAACAATGAAATCATGCCTCCAAATACAATTAAAGTTAGGCTTTTAAGTAAAAAAAACAGTAAATATATTTCAATGAAACGTATATTATTATTTGTTTCAAAACTTTCAAGAATTCTACAAGTGAATATTGCTTTAGTAAGCGCTATTAGTATTTTACAAAAAAGTGAAAATGACTTACTTTTAAAAGAGCTTTTAGAAGAACTTTCTTTTTGTCTTAAAAAAGGAAATACTATGGATATGGCTTTGGAGGAATATTCTTTTTCGCATAAAATATTGATCTTACATTATTTTAAAATGGCTTCAAATAAAGGCGATGCTAAGCGTATTATTAAAGCACTTTTTTCTCTTTTAAAAAATATAGACAAACTTAATGAAACTTTTTTGTCCACGCTTAGATATCCTCTTATTCTGATATTTGCTACATGTATATGTTTTATAAGTATTTTTATTTTTGTTGTACCTAATTTGGAAGCCGTTTTTTCACAAAGAGATAATTTGCCTATTTTTACTAAAAGTTTATTCTTTTTTAATGAATTGTTTAAAGACTATCTTTTATTTATAGTGATTTTTACTTTTTTAGGAATTTTTCTTCTTTATTATTCTTTGCATAAATATGCCTTGTTTAGGTATTTTATTGATAGGATTTTATGTACATATATCCCTGTTTTAAAAGAGCTTATTTATATAAAAAACATGTATGTTTTTTTCTCTTCTGTAAGAACTTTGATTAAATTAAACTATGAAGTAAACGTAGCAATCGATTATTCTCTTGTTTTAATAAATAATAAATATTTATTGGCTAAAATGTCTTTTATTAATACAGATTTGCAAAACGGCTTAAGTATTGAAGAAGCATTTAGAAAAACAAATGTTTTTGACGAAACAAGTTTATCTTTGCTTGATCTGGGACAAAGAAGTAATAACATTGATTTAATAATGAATGATCTTGTAAAGAAATATAAAAAAGATTTTAAAAAAACAGTGAATAATATCTCTGTTTTAATTGAGCCTCTTTTTTTCTTTATTATTTCACTCTTAATTATATGGATAGTACTTGCAGTATTTCAACCTATTTGGAGTATTAGTGAGTTTATGAATTAA
- a CDS encoding response regulator — protein MTKIPKIYNKTIRILIVEDEMILAMGMKCSLNDFGYEVSGIETTAQNAINHVKEFHPDLILMDVELKGNQTGVDAGKHIWQYHKIPIIFISSYNDDKTIKEAMSCEPYAYLLKPCREDALKIAIETTLHKHNYFFKNKNALKSKKEINNILNFVNEFSYNKGKRVLFKKDMALNLTGNEIKLFEVLSDYPGEPVNFDRISNYIWRDDESDISKLRVLISRLKQKIGTNLIENVFELGYKLKIK, from the coding sequence ATGACAAAGATTCCTAAAATTTATAATAAAACTATCCGTATTTTAATAGTAGAAGATGAAATGATACTTGCAATGGGTATGAAATGTTCTTTAAATGATTTTGGATATGAAGTAAGTGGGATTGAAACAACTGCACAAAATGCAATTAATCATGTAAAAGAGTTTCACCCAGATCTGATTTTAATGGATGTAGAACTAAAAGGAAATCAAACAGGTGTGGATGCTGGTAAGCATATTTGGCAATACCATAAAATTCCAATTATTTTTATAAGCTCTTACAATGATGACAAAACAATCAAAGAAGCTATGAGTTGTGAACCTTATGCTTATTTATTGAAACCTTGTAGAGAAGATGCTTTAAAAATTGCAATTGAAACCACTTTGCATAAACACAACTATTTTTTTAAAAATAAAAATGCATTAAAAAGTAAAAAAGAAATAAATAATATTTTAAATTTCGTAAATGAATTTTCTTATAACAAAGGAAAAAGAGTTTTATTTAAAAAAGATATGGCTTTAAATTTAACAGGTAATGAGATCAAACTTTTTGAAGTTCTAAGTGATTATCCAGGAGAACCTGTAAATTTTGATAGAATTTCAAACTATATTTGGAGAGATGATGAATCCGATATTTCAAAATTAAGAGTTCTTATTTCCAGGCTTAAACAAAAAATAGGAACAAATTTAATTGAGAATGTTTTTGAATTAGGCTACAAGTTAAAGATTAAATAA
- the purL gene encoding phosphoribosylformylglycinamidine synthase subunit PurL yields the protein MQKEELNLEEMALAHSLSLEELENIKTILKRDPNYVEIGIFSAMWSEHCSYKSSKKYLNGFPTTAPWVIQGPGENAGVIDIGDGYAAVFKMESHNHPSFIEPYQGAATGVGGILRDVFTMGARPIANMNSIRFAGIEGDSETAKKHRFLLRGVVAGIGGYGNCMGVPTIGGETTFEECYAGNNLVNAFTLGLAKTDEIFLGLAEGVGNPVMYVGSKTGRDGLGGAVMSSAAFTEDNEDKRPTVQVGDPFTEKLLLEACLELFKHDYIIGIQDMGAAGLTSSSFEMAGRSGSGMRMDLEKIPAREENMTPYDFMLSESQERMLICAKKGCEDKIIEIFEKWELDVAVVGEVTDTGNMELYWHNELCADIPIQPLSEQAPILDRPTSKPAYLKDIESFCMDKDISNQEAYESMFCDMEIVDKSWVYNQYDSMVQTNTIKGPGVLDGSTIRIKETGKALSMSADCNTRLCYINPELGAAAAVMESGRNVAMTGAVPKAITDCLNFGNPENPEVMWQFAASCEGIKSACKALNTPVIGGNVSLYNETNGVGVFPTPSIATVGINADANNVLPSALQKTGNKILILGETKGEFGASLYMKKMYGKVAGTHPKVDFTKELTLWNFVIKANDLKLLKASKDVNLGGIAVSLSKMAVVGNLGVNVNIKLDDSKDIFSETLSRALIEVESSNVEEVLTLAKEMGLPCLEIGEVGGESITINDVSLSLKSAKDTYFNKFQRVIEQDL from the coding sequence ATGCAAAAAGAAGAGTTAAACCTAGAAGAAATGGCGTTGGCACATTCATTAAGTCTTGAAGAGCTAGAAAACATTAAAACGATTTTAAAAAGAGATCCTAATTATGTTGAGATAGGTATTTTCTCTGCTATGTGGAGTGAACATTGTTCTTATAAATCAAGTAAAAAATACTTAAATGGTTTTCCTACTACTGCTCCATGGGTAATTCAAGGCCCTGGTGAAAATGCGGGTGTTATTGATATTGGTGATGGTTATGCAGCTGTTTTTAAAATGGAATCACATAATCACCCTTCTTTTATTGAACCTTATCAAGGAGCTGCAACTGGTGTTGGTGGAATATTAAGAGATGTATTTACTATGGGTGCACGTCCAATTGCTAATATGAATTCAATTCGTTTTGCTGGAATTGAAGGCGATAGTGAAACTGCTAAAAAACACAGATTTTTACTTAGAGGCGTAGTTGCTGGTATTGGTGGATATGGAAATTGTATGGGAGTTCCTACTATTGGAGGAGAAACTACTTTTGAAGAATGTTATGCCGGAAACAATCTTGTAAATGCTTTTACACTTGGACTTGCTAAAACAGATGAAATCTTTTTAGGTTTGGCTGAGGGTGTTGGAAATCCTGTTATGTATGTTGGTTCTAAAACAGGTCGTGATGGATTAGGTGGAGCTGTTATGAGTTCTGCTGCATTTACAGAAGACAATGAAGACAAACGCCCAACTGTACAAGTTGGAGACCCTTTTACTGAGAAACTATTATTAGAAGCGTGTTTAGAATTATTTAAACATGATTATATTATTGGTATTCAAGATATGGGAGCTGCTGGACTTACTTCTTCTTCTTTTGAAATGGCAGGACGATCTGGTTCTGGTATGAGAATGGATTTAGAGAAAATTCCAGCAAGAGAAGAAAATATGACACCTTATGACTTTATGCTTTCTGAATCACAAGAAAGAATGTTAATTTGTGCTAAAAAAGGTTGTGAAGATAAAATCATTGAAATTTTTGAAAAATGGGAATTAGATGTAGCTGTTGTTGGAGAAGTAACAGATACTGGAAATATGGAATTATATTGGCACAATGAATTATGTGCAGATATTCCTATTCAACCTTTATCAGAACAAGCGCCTATTTTAGATAGACCAACGTCTAAACCAGCTTATTTAAAAGATATTGAATCTTTTTGCATGGATAAAGATATTTCAAACCAAGAAGCCTATGAATCAATGTTTTGTGATATGGAAATTGTTGATAAATCATGGGTTTATAATCAATACGATTCTATGGTTCAAACCAATACAATTAAAGGTCCTGGTGTTTTAGATGGTTCTACCATTAGAATTAAAGAAACAGGAAAAGCTTTAAGTATGAGTGCTGATTGTAATACACGTTTATGTTATATCAATCCTGAACTTGGAGCAGCAGCAGCTGTTATGGAATCAGGAAGAAATGTAGCAATGACAGGAGCTGTTCCAAAAGCAATCACGGATTGTCTTAACTTTGGAAATCCAGAAAATCCAGAAGTAATGTGGCAATTTGCTGCTTCTTGTGAAGGTATTAAATCTGCTTGTAAAGCCTTAAATACTCCTGTAATTGGTGGAAATGTTTCTTTATACAATGAAACTAATGGAGTAGGGGTTTTCCCAACACCTTCAATTGCTACTGTTGGAATTAATGCGGATGCGAATAATGTTCTTCCTTCTGCTTTGCAAAAAACTGGAAATAAGATTTTAATTTTAGGTGAAACAAAAGGAGAATTTGGTGCTTCTTTATACATGAAAAAAATGTATGGAAAAGTTGCAGGAACTCACCCTAAAGTTGATTTTACAAAAGAATTAACATTATGGAACTTTGTTATTAAAGCAAATGATTTAAAATTATTAAAAGCTTCTAAAGATGTTAACTTAGGTGGAATTGCTGTTTCATTATCTAAAATGGCTGTTGTTGGAAACTTAGGAGTTAATGTTAATATTAAATTAGATGATTCAAAAGATATTTTCTCAGAAACGTTATCAAGAGCTTTAATTGAAGTTGAAAGTTCAAACGTTGAAGAAGTACTAACACTTGCTAAAGAGATGGGTCTTCCTTGTCTAGAAATTGGTGAAGTTGGTGGTGAGAGTATTACCATAAATGATGTTAGTTTGAGTCTCAAAAGTGCAAAAGATACTTATTTTAATAAGTTTCAACGCGTAATCGAACAAGATTTATAA
- a CDS encoding type II/IV secretion system protein, producing MCEINKYILNYKLIQSFNSDILIKNLILPIYKDDLFTFCFSILQEKEISQLLNTPVKTLNHDLLKEDFLFYLNEIEVKEKLYSLSISSLFEEHKSINNFIYSLLTYANNTGASDIHFDVNEQFFYIRFRIDGRLKHYFNFDKKLFLIVSSVLKLYCKEDITQLRKPLNGRFTKSINNKEVDFRFSSMPTIFGESLVLRILNKANISKNLKELGFSTQSHDLIKKSLTLSSGIILVTGPTGSGKTTSLYAMLNILKNLNKKIITIEDPVEYRLDYIQQVEINEKINLTYHEILKNILRQDPDIILIGEIRDEEALNIAIQASLTGHLVLATLHTNSACDTLNRLKDLNAPSYLLANTLKTIVSQRLVLKKCERCFGKGCASCNYTKYKNREVISETLYINEEIAAFLLNNKDSSFIKKYLHSKGFVFMEEDANNKIKNNKTTLTEVNNVLNQEL from the coding sequence ATGTGCGAAATTAATAAATACATTTTGAATTATAAACTAATACAATCTTTTAATAGTGATATTCTTATAAAAAACCTCATATTACCCATTTATAAAGACGATTTATTTACCTTTTGTTTCTCTATTTTACAGGAGAAAGAAATATCACAATTATTAAATACTCCTGTTAAAACACTAAATCATGATTTATTAAAAGAAGATTTTCTATTTTATTTAAATGAAATAGAAGTAAAAGAAAAACTCTATTCTTTGAGTATTTCTTCTTTATTTGAAGAACATAAGAGTATCAATAATTTTATTTACTCTTTGCTTACTTATGCGAATAACACCGGTGCAAGTGATATCCATTTTGATGTAAATGAACAATTTTTTTACATTCGTTTTAGAATAGATGGACGCTTAAAACACTATTTTAATTTTGACAAAAAATTGTTTTTAATAGTATCTTCTGTATTAAAACTCTATTGTAAAGAAGATATTACACAGTTAAGAAAACCACTTAATGGAAGATTTACAAAAAGTATTAACAATAAAGAAGTGGATTTTAGATTTTCTTCAATGCCCACAATATTTGGGGAATCGCTTGTGTTAAGAATACTAAATAAAGCCAATATTTCAAAAAACCTAAAAGAGCTTGGGTTTTCAACCCAATCACATGATTTAATTAAAAAAAGCCTGACTTTAAGTTCTGGAATAATTTTAGTAACAGGTCCAACGGGATCTGGTAAAACTACAAGTTTATATGCAATGTTAAATATTCTAAAAAACCTAAATAAAAAAATTATTACAATAGAAGATCCTGTTGAATATCGTTTGGATTATATTCAACAAGTAGAAATAAATGAAAAAATCAATTTAACTTATCATGAAATATTAAAAAATATTTTGAGACAAGACCCCGATATTATTTTAATAGGAGAAATACGTGATGAAGAAGCTTTAAATATAGCTATTCAAGCTTCTTTAACAGGACATCTAGTATTAGCTACACTTCATACAAACAGTGCTTGTGATACGCTTAACCGTTTAAAGGATTTAAACGCGCCTTCTTATTTATTAGCAAATACTTTAAAAACAATTGTTTCTCAACGTTTAGTACTTAAAAAATGTGAACGGTGTTTTGGTAAAGGTTGTGCTTCTTGTAATTATACAAAGTACAAAAACAGAGAAGTTATTTCAGAGACTTTATATATCAATGAAGAAATAGCAGCTTTTTTGTTAAACAATAAAGACAGTTCTTTCATCAAAAAATATCTTCATTCTAAGGGTTTTGTTTTTATGGAAGAAGATGCAAACAATAAAATTAAAAACAATAAAACGACTTTAACAGAAGTAAATAATGTATTGAATCAGGAATTATGA
- the folE gene encoding GTP cyclohydrolase I FolE, whose translation MSEKVFEDSIKNILGHIGEDINREGLKDTPSRVRKAYDFMFSGYKEDPEQIIKKALFTSTNDEMVVVKDIEFYSFCEHHMLPIIGKAHVAYIPNGKVIGLSKIPRVVDVFARRLQIQEQLTEEICDALNEHLKPKGVAVIIDARHMCMEMRGVQKICSTTVTSALRGLFKREKTTKDEFLAIVSSSFSK comes from the coding sequence TTGAGTGAAAAAGTATTTGAAGATTCTATAAAGAATATATTGGGTCATATTGGTGAAGATATTAATCGTGAAGGTTTAAAAGATACACCTTCAAGAGTTAGAAAAGCATACGATTTTATGTTTTCAGGATACAAAGAGGATCCTGAACAAATTATCAAAAAAGCCTTGTTTACTTCAACAAATGACGAGATGGTAGTGGTAAAAGATATTGAGTTTTATTCTTTTTGTGAGCATCATATGTTGCCAATTATTGGAAAAGCACATGTAGCTTATATTCCTAATGGAAAAGTAATTGGTTTATCAAAAATACCAAGAGTTGTTGATGTGTTTGCAAGAAGATTACAAATACAAGAACAATTAACAGAAGAAATTTGTGATGCGTTAAATGAACATTTAAAACCAAAAGGTGTGGCTGTAATTATTGATGCCAGACATATGTGCATGGAAATGAGAGGGGTTCAAAAGATTTGTTCCACTACTGTTACTTCTGCATTAAGAGGTTTGTTTAAAAGGGAAAAAACAACAAAAGATGAATTTTTAGCTATTGTATCTTCTTCTTTTTCTAAATAA
- the mgtE gene encoding magnesium transporter, translating to MSSDLIIKNPSKLLKKIEDLHPSDIANSLKKIEHKSEKDFIHVLINIPDDILGDVLLELPDTLREKAYEELSSKQLTHAVDELESDDQTDIIQELEEIDEEKAKEIFEGLEEEDQEEISWLKRYDEDDAGSYMQTELFSANIKDTIGDSIAVLKEAKKENELENIHQVFIVNDDKILIATILLEDLIIYDFDTKYQDLINQHEENKFKPFKVNDNEHIDQVTKDFEQYDLSVVAVVGYQGMLIGRITSDDIIDVIEENATEQMYQLAGVNEDYEHEDKISETAQKRAIWLCLNLGTAILASLVIGYFEETLKAYVALAILMPIVASMGGNAGTQTLTVMVRQLALGDIDLENSKEAIQKEVLIALINGGIFAVLMGFIAYFWFDTALLGVVIGLSMIINLFSAGLFGASIPLILKRFDIDPALGSTVLLTTVTDIVGFFSFLMLAKVILL from the coding sequence ATGTCATCCGATCTAATTATTAAAAATCCAAGTAAACTTCTAAAAAAAATAGAAGATCTACATCCAAGTGACATTGCAAACTCTTTAAAAAAGATTGAGCATAAATCTGAAAAAGATTTTATACATGTACTAATTAATATACCAGATGATATTTTAGGGGATGTTTTACTTGAACTTCCTGATACCTTAAGAGAAAAAGCCTATGAAGAATTAAGTTCCAAACAATTAACCCATGCTGTAGATGAACTTGAATCAGATGATCAAACGGATATTATTCAAGAACTTGAAGAAATAGATGAAGAAAAAGCAAAAGAAATTTTTGAAGGTCTTGAAGAAGAAGATCAAGAAGAAATTTCTTGGTTAAAACGTTATGATGAAGATGACGCCGGTTCATATATGCAAACAGAGCTATTTTCTGCAAATATTAAAGATACCATTGGGGATTCTATTGCTGTATTAAAAGAAGCAAAAAAAGAAAATGAACTGGAAAATATTCATCAAGTATTTATTGTAAATGATGACAAAATTCTTATTGCTACTATTCTTTTAGAAGATTTAATTATTTATGATTTTGATACAAAATACCAAGACCTAATTAATCAACACGAAGAAAATAAGTTTAAACCTTTTAAAGTAAACGACAATGAACATATTGATCAAGTTACGAAAGATTTTGAACAATACGATTTATCTGTTGTTGCTGTTGTTGGTTATCAAGGCATGTTAATAGGAAGAATTACTTCTGATGATATCATTGATGTTATTGAAGAAAATGCAACAGAACAAATGTACCAATTAGCAGGGGTTAATGAAGATTATGAACACGAAGATAAAATAAGTGAAACCGCCCAAAAAAGAGCTATTTGGTTGTGTTTAAACTTAGGAACTGCTATTTTAGCATCTTTAGTAATTGGTTATTTTGAAGAAACCTTAAAAGCCTATGTAGCACTCGCCATTTTAATGCCAATAGTTGCTTCCATGGGTGGAAATGCAGGAACGCAGACTTTAACCGTAATGGTGCGACAATTAGCTCTTGGAGATATTGATTTAGAAAATTCAAAAGAAGCCATACAAAAAGAAGTACTAATTGCACTAATTAATGGTGGTATTTTCGCTGTTTTAATGGGATTTATTGCTTATTTCTGGTTTGATACAGCACTATTAGGTGTGGTAATTGGACTTTCAATGATTATTAATTTGTTTTCAGCAGGTTTATTTGGGGCATCTATACCCTTAATATTAAAACGTTTTGATATTGATCCTGCTTTAGGAAGTACTGTTTTATTAACAACAGTTACAGATATTGTGGGTTTTTTCTCTTTTTTAATGTTAGCAAAAGTCATTCTTCTTTAA